A segment of the Pochonia chlamydosporia 170 chromosome Unknown PCv3seq00013, whole genome shotgun sequence genome:
TTGTTGCTAGCTGTATCCTTGCCATCGTATCGGGATGGAAGCTGGGCATGGTTCTCACATTCGGCGCTCTCCCCTTTGTCGTTGGATCAGGATACATGCGAATACGACTTGAGTTCAAATTCGAAGAAGATACAGTGGAGCGCTTCGCCAAGAGCAGCGCGGTGGCAGCCGAAGCGGTCATGGGTATTCGGACAGTGTCATCCCTGGCACTGGAGCAAGCCGTCGTTGAGCGTTATAACGAGAAATTACAGGGCATCGCGCGGCAAGCCATTGGAAACCTCGGGTTCAAGATGTTTTTCTACGCACTTAGTCAATCCGTCTCATTGCTTGCGATGGGACTAGGCTTCTGGTATGGTGGTAAGCTTGTGTCCACTGGCGAGTACACTTCTAGCCAGTTCTACATTgtcttcatcgccatcgtcttctCAGGCGAAGCAGCTGCCATGTTATTCCAATTCacaaccagcatcaccaaagCAGGCACAGCGATGAACTACATCTTCCGCCTGCGCCGCGAGCGAGTCCTGTTTGACGACCTGGACGGCGATTCTCAACCCGAAAGCACAATGACTGAAAAGCTACCGAGTGGAAAGGGCACCGAAATGGCGTTCGACAACGTGCAGTTCTCCTATCCGCTGCGGCCCAAACTAAAGGTACTCCGGGGGATTGACGCTACCATAAAGTCTGGTAAAATGGTTGCCTTTGTAGGCGCTTCTGGCTGCGGAAAATCCACCATGATAGCACTTCTACAGCGCTTTTATGATCCTACGAGCGGCGAGCTCCGCGCTAATAACCAAGACGTCAAAACTCTTGATAGGTGTAAATACCGTCGTGATATTGCACTTGTTCAGCAAGAGCCCGTTCTATATCAAGGATCTATACGAGAGAACATCTCTCTTGGCATTGAGAGGGGCAATCCATCAGAGGCCGACATCATTGAGGCATGTAAAAACGCCAATGTGTGGGATTTCGTCGCTTCCCTCCCTGAAGGCCTCGACACGCCATGCGGTAACCAGGGTCTATCACTATCTGGTGGTCAACGGCAGCGCATCGCCATTGCGAGGGCATTAATTCGCAAGCCCCGATTGTTGTTGCTCGACGAGGCAACCAGTGCACTGGATACCGAATCTGAAAAGGTTGTTAAAGAGGCTTTGGATCGTGCGGCAGAGGGCAGGACGACTATTGCGGTTGCCCATCGGTTGAGCACCATTCGGGACGCggatgccattgctgttTTTGCAAGGGGGAATATCGTTGAACTCGGTACacatgatgagttgttgGATAGAAAGGGCATGTATTACGAGATGGTGCTGGGCCAGTCATTGGATCGGGAGGCAGCATGATGCTTTATGTCCTACTGTactatacggagtacgggATTGTATATGGAATCAGGTTTAAAGGTTTGCATGCATGTGGGAGGGAAAAAACATCTCCATTCATGTTTGGGCGTTTGGTTCATCTCGCTGGTTTAAAAGCTAGACAATACACTACTCTGACTATACGGTTCACGAAATGTAGGGTCGGTTCAAGCTGACTTGCAGCATTGGCCATGGCATAACAAGTACTTGTGATAGCAATTATTCCCTTGGACCTTTTTCAGGAGCGCTATTTGACAGGCCAAACATACTTCAACATGTTACGTCGACAAAAAAAGAGACTCATCAGACGGATCAACCAGAATCGTTTGTTTTCAAGCTCAatgtccttcttcctcgacttCCTGTTCACTCTCCTGTTCTGATTCTTGTGAGTCTTCCGACTCTCCTGACTCTACGTCTCTCCAATGATCAACCCACACTATTCTTGCCGCTGCCTCCTCAGCTGTCATCCGCTTCTCCGGCTCATGTTGCATCAAACCCTCCATCACACCGAGCAAACAACGCACTGCCTGGTAGTCGTCTTCCATGCATTCAGCCTTCTCAATGCCATCGTTTTTCTCTGTTTTTAAGATGATTTCCTGTCTTCGCGGTTCGAAACTCTCACTCAGGGGGCTGAGGTGGCTTATCCAGCCATCGGCTGGTTTGATGGTCAGTCAGTCTCTCTGGAAAGTGCAAAGATTGTTGATCATTGAACCGGGAATAGAATCCGAGAAACAATGTGACTGCTACTAGTCAtagaaagaaggaaagaagggaGAAATCTCACGTAGACAAATTAGCTGGGgcctttctttttccttttccatctgttgccattgctcaTGCCACGCCGACGGAAGTGGTCCTAAAACCTGAACTTGCTGCTGGATCTCCTCTTCCTTATGCATGGGAACCCCCCACGGCCCCATTTGGTACAACAAGAAGTGAATCTAGGGCACACATATCAGATAATCGACGATACGGAGCACATTGTAGGTATACATACCACACACCCTACGCGCCACAAGTCGTGTCGATGGTCGAAGGAACCAACGAAAAGGGTTTCAGGGGGTCTCAAGTCCGGCGGCTGCGCAATCTTTGCTCTTGTTTCGCCCATGGGGAACGACTCCCCCTAATCTAGGAGCCTGATATCTTCGTCTGGGCCGTCATACCAATTCTGCCACCAGGCCAGTGGAAATAGGTGTCTTGGAAGATTCGCGGGCCGCGGCTGTGGGCCGATGTATTCAGACACCAAGGGATCGCCGCCCAGAGCTTCTAGGATTTCGTCGTTTGCATGGTCGAGCAAGCAGTTGAAGGCGACGTTTCCAGGTGATATATCTGTTCTCATTAGCATGAGCGTTAAATGGTGAGTGAAATGTTAGAGTCGTATACCTGCGTGTACTACCCCGTAGCGATGTATAGTGTCAATAGCCTCTACTAACTGGCGAGGTGCTCGTAGAATGGTGTCGGGGGAAAGTTTTCTGGTACATCCATGATATTATAAGACTTTATCACGAAAGAGAGTGTTGGTCCTAAAAGTTCAGTGACGATGCATGTGTGAGTTCCGTTtgggccatggtgttgaaaggTATCTAAAAGCTGGGCAAAGCATCTCGCGCTTGACGAGTCGCTGGATGTGTATCCTCGCTCCAGAATGGCAAAGGCTTTGATCTCCGGCTCTTCATCTAGGGAATTTGCTGAATCACtggccttcttgatcttCAAGGCAACCCATCGTCTGTGAGATTTGCTTTAGTGGGAAACGGAGGACTAGCAAGTTAAATGGAGGGTCATACTCTTCATGATTATCTCTCGCCAGCCAGACAGTGGAAAAGCCCCCATAGCCAAGCTTATATCGAACGGTATATCTGCCGTCATGAAATGTATCACCAACTCCTACTGGGTGAAAGCCCCCGTCGATGTAGAGCTCTAATGGCTCATGGGGTTGAACGAGTGAAGGATGGCTGTACTCGTCTTCCCAAGTGTAGCCGCCTGCAAATCGTTGTTTATGCGCAGGTCTATTCGGGGATGTGTCTGGCACCATGGCTTTGCGTAGCGCAGATAAATTGCAGATATGATACAAGGATCTTGACGTGGCCGAATAGTTTTACTTAACAAGTTCTGCGCTCAAGGGATTCAAGGTTATAAATGTAGCAACGACAAATGATCTGAGGTCGCACACAACTCCGTTTTGGCGCTGTTGGGCCAAATTCCGTGTGAGCGGTGAGCGCGTTGGTTCTGTAACATGACAAAAATAAACGAACAGAAGACAATGAGCAAGTGAGTCTATTCGCCACCATTTTCAGTATCATACAATCCGCTGCGTAACCAAATAGGGGCGGCTATTCTACGACTGATACCTAAAGGGAGGACGCTTTAGTAGAGAAGTAGTTCTTTGGTAGCTTCATCCGTGCTATACCAGTATGCTGCTGAGATCCATGCACATCATCCTCCATAAAGCTACCAGCAGACGTCATTTTTCCATTCCTAAACCGTGGGATCGTAACCTTAAAGGCAAGAGCAGGCTCAAAGAATCCCATCCAAATGATATCCTTCTGATCAATGTTGAGAGCCTGAGAGACATTCTCCGCTGATACGACATCGCAATCCTGTATTCGGCCATATATTTCTCTTGTGAAGAACAGAATGTCGATAGTAATCTCATAAGGGCCGGCGTTCTTGGACCGCAGAATCTCTGATACATCCGAGAGAGTACCGGGAGAGCTCGCGGGGCCTTGAAAGATTTGGCCGTTGGTTTCATTTTTATCTGTATGCTTTAACGATGTGCCGGCGAGTTGAGTTTGGATACCTTCGATACTGCCTTTCAAGCCGTTGTTTGGCAGGGTGTCTTGTCCATTGCCAATAAATGACACATTAGACCGAATCAGTGGCGTAACTTTGTTAGAAACCTCACAAGTGGACGCTGGGAGTCGCTCCTCTCCGAGATCTAGTTCCATGAGGTGATAAATGCAGAACTGGGCACACTCTCCCAGTTCAATCTCAGTCAGGCCACCAATCCCAAACCCAAAGTTTCCAGCAGTGGCTTTCTGCCCTGGATACGACCCGTGCTATTCCTGTTAGTCTGTCCTATCTACTATCTAGGAATTCGTGACGCACTCACAATCATGGCAATCCTCGCCTTGGAGGCAATACTCGTGGCAAGCTGTTGGTTTTGAGCCAGAGCCTCAGCCACTATGAATATTTCAGCAGGCGCGTTCGCTGCATCTCTTTGGGATCCATAGACATGGAAGTCGAGCTGCCACATTCCTCCAGCTTCtggatgttgctgttgggcaTATTTCTTAACTCGAGCTAGCAATGTATCGATTTGCCTGATCAAAATACCTGTGGCAAATGTTAGTTCGGCAAGTAATGAACACTAGGACAAAGAAACTCACTGTCTTTAACGGTACCCAAAAACATTGTGCGATATCCAATAGTACGAGCCGCTTCCAGCTTTAACTGGTAAGGCGCACCGTCATTCTTCAAAGGTCGAAAGTTACTACCGCTAACTCGGACAGATCTTCCATCCTCGAGCTGCTCATACTTGGATTGGTCCAGGTAAAGAACACCGCCCGGTCCTCTTAGAATATCCGGTCTAGTATTCTCATATAAGGCATGTGCAGCCACAGAGATCGGTGTGCAACGGGATGCAGGATCAATGGGCCAAACATCAAATCTGCCATCCTCATAGGTTGCCGAAACAGCACCCGAGGATTTGGGAGTAGAGCATAAGCCGCCGCATTCCAAAATTTTGCCCATGTGTAGGAAACCACCAACTCGCTTGTCGATATCTTCGGGACTTATGTTTGGAAATCGCCGCCGCAGCTGGAACATTGCGTATGCTGCGTATGGAGCTGGATCATACGCTCTGCCGGCCACAATAACGTTGAAATCCGGATTAGCTTCCATAGTATCGACAAATGGTTCAGGTCCTATTTGGCCAACTATTCTCCGCGACGAGTTAATGTCGTCCTCGGAAAGCGGTGGCACACATGGTCCGCAGCCTGTGATGCGTCCTTCCTTGAGACGTGACGAAACTGTTGCTTTGTCGATGCTAGAGAATATCGAGATGATCTTGAATCGATGCCCACTGAGACATACAAGGTTAGTGCGAATCACTAATATAGGCATCTGTGTTACGTACTGGTATCTTTCATCTGCTGCAACTTCCTCTAAGATCTGGCACATTTCTCCTACATGTTCGTCTGTACCATCGCCACCAGCAGAGGAAAATATCAAGGGGACATGGAATCTGTAAACTAGCGCTAGTAGTTTGGCCAAATCCTTTACGTAGGCTGATCGTGGGCATGTCATTGACCCAAAGGCAAGCTTTCCTGGGCCGCTGTCGGTCGACCCAGAGTCCAAAATGAGTGCAGTTGGGATGCCAGTGGATACAGCCGTTGCGAGCTCCCTGGCTGTAGAATCCTCATCTAAGCCGTATCCCAACATACCTACCGGTGTGACGATATAGCATATTGGGCTGGTGCCCGCTGCTTTCGACTCAGTGATCGCTTCCATTTGCACCCGATAAATGCAGGATTTGGGATCGATGTGTGAAGTCCAGGACAACCAAAATCAGATAATGCTGATTTGCTGACCACTAGAGGTCAAGAAAAAGTTAAGATTTATAGTTATGGTCGTCTAGGCGAAAGAAATCTCAGTGTGAAGCAATCTTCACATGCTTTACGATGGACTGTGGCGAGGCGTTTGCACAGGATGCCGCATTTCGCATCTCATGCCGAATCTCGCACACCAGCAAGATCTCCGCAGAGCGTGTGAGAGAAAACGCAACCCAGACTCGTAAGCTGGTGGcttggtcaaggtcaatTTGGCATTAATGTCATGTTCCTTGCAATGATACTACTTCCCCTCCCAGCCCATTGATATGCGAAGTTCGGCCTTTGGGCCGAAACTCGCTCCAACTGCTGATTGGCCACACTTACACATCCAATGCCGCATGGCATACGATCTTATGCTTAAATGTGATTAAGTCCGAAAACCTGCCGAGGATACGAGTTTTGATAGTGTGTAAGACTGTTAGACAGCAATATAAATGACGGAGTCAATTTGGCATCCAAGTCCGGGGTTACTCTCTGAACAAGCATCAGTACCTTCATATTCTGCTCTCCCGAAGCAACTTGAACTTACATTGTTGAAACCTCCTTTGAATCAGGTGCTATATCAATATCTTCATTCCGTGCAATGGACCAACCGGAATCTCAGCAGAATACTGCCGATTTCGACAAAGCAGCACGAGCAAGCCATATTGAATTGGCTCCAACGTCAAGCTCCTCCGCTGCCGCAAATGTCCGACAAGAGGCCATTATATCGCCAAACGCCAAAGATGCAATGCCCCCAACCTCAGAAGATGAGGCAAACATGCCATTGTGGACGGCCATGCGCCAATATCCCAAAATAGTGTGGTGCTTTGCCTCGCTTACCATTATCTCTGTTGGATGGGGCTTTGATCTCGTACTCATTGGTTCCATCACTGCCGTCAGACCGTTCCAAAAAGATTACGGCCAATATTATGAAGATAAATGGATCATACCGGCCCTTTGGTTGTCTCTCTGGTCGGCGTCCACCCCGATCGGCATGGTCATAGGTTCAATATGGGGAGGGTTGCTCCAGGACCGCATCGGACGCAGATGGACTCTCATGGCCGGCAGTTTCATCTCTGCTATAGCTGTGGCTATAATATTCTGCTCCTATCTTCCGGAGAGCATAGAAGGTCGCCGGACAAGTTTCTTCATTGGAAAGATTATCCAAGGAACTTCGGGCGGCATGCTCAAGTCGACTGCGATAACGTACATCTCCGAAACTTCACCTGTGTCTATTCGAGCACCGGCCATGGGGCTCTTTCCTATGGGAAATCTTCTTGGTCAGCTTATTGGAGCCATTGTCGTCtttttcatcaacaacatcgaaAGCCATACCGGATATCTTGGCGCCTTTGGAGCCCAGTGGCTTCTCGCAGTAGCTCCTTTCATTCTCGCATGTGTTATACCGGAAAGTCCGGCATATCTCGAGTCAAAAGACAAGAGGGAAGACGCTTCCAGAGCTGCATATAGACTCTTTGCACCAAAGACAGATCCactggtggttttggcgcAGCTACGGGAAACCCTTGCCGAAGAGAGAGCCATCTTGGGCAATGCAAGCTACATTACTTGTTTTCGCGGCCGAAACACGCGCCGCACAATGCTTATTATCATGGTCAACTTCTTTCCATCCATGTTTGGGCTAGAGCtattgtcaaagtcaagttaTTTTATTCAAACTGTCGGCATGCCTTCAAGCCAGAGCCTAATATTTCTTATCGCGGGTATCGTGGCAGGCTGTATTGGCAACCTAATTGGAATGTATATTCTTTCGCGAGTTGGGCGACGAGTCGCCACGCTTTCGTCTCTTGGTGTCACCGCCGTTCTCTGGGTAGGCATGGGTATATCAGGGTCTTGGACCGGGCCTGCAGTCTACTTCTTTGCTTGCGGTATAATGACGGCCGTCATCGTTGTCTGCAGCTTAGGTGTTTGGCCAGCGGTTTACGCTATTTCAGGTGAAACCAGCTCGTTGCAGCTGCGGGCCAAGACCCAAGCCATTGGTCAAGTCGTTCAACAAGCTTCATCCGTCGTGATGCAATTCGTACTCCCATTTATTTTTAATCCTGACTCAGGGGATTTGGGTGTTAGGACAGGATTCGTCTTCGCAGGAACGTGTGTCATTGCCTTCGCACTGACGTGGTTCTTCTTACCGGAGATGAAGGGCAGAAGCACGTTGGAGCTCGACCAGATGTTTAATCTCGACCTGCCTGCTAAGGAGTTCAAGAAATGGCGGCGAGAGCACGAGGAGTAGTACAAACTGCTGCTGAAATATTGAGCACTTGACCGGTGCGCCGTTGCATTTGTAGAGGAAAAAGTCAAGAACAACCCCGATTGCACTGAGTTAAGGAACCCTTAGAGTCGGTCTTGTTACGTGTACGTATCGAATTAGCCATGCGACTCTAATTAGATGTATTACCTGGGTCCAATATACAAGGCTTTCTTCTCGTCAGAAGTGAAATAGTTGGCGCCATCGTAATGCCGGGGTTGCATTGTATCTTTTGTCAAGTAGCGAGGATGTTGCACCGAAGTGAATATTGATGTCGAAACAGCCGTGTTAAAGGCTGCCATCATGTAAAATCCGCTTTAGACGAAAGACGTGCAGTGAATTATTGAGCCATCAAAGTCAGCCATATAAATGGAAAAGACATACGTTTCTACTGTATTCCAATATGTCACTCAAGCTGGAGGCTGGAGTCAATATCGGCCATATTCAGATCCGGAAGCGGCCCGTCCCAAAACTCAAGAAGAAAGTCCATCATCGAGCCCGCTTGTTCTGCGCCAGGAGACGAAACTGGGAGTCGCTCAGTTTGAATGGACTGGTCGCCGCCATCTGCGCTCAACTCTTCAAGTGTTTCGCCTTCACGAATGGTGACTGGTCTACCTCGTATCTCTGCGGCAGTACTCAATGCATCCAGGAAAATCGACACGCCCATGAGGTGCGTAAGCCGCAGCTTCAAAGCTGAATCAAGTGTATCCTGGTTCAGCCGTGCAATTGTCTCAAATACTTTGGCTGCTCTGGCATATTCGTCACCGTCTTCAAAAGAACAGACTGAGAACACATTCTGGGCAAG
Coding sequences within it:
- a CDS encoding caib baif family enzyme (similar to Colletotrichum gloeosporioides Nara gc5 XP_007279520.1) translates to MEAITESKAAGTSPICYIVTPVGMLGYGLDEDSTARELATAVSTGIPTALILDSGSTDSGPGKLAFGSMTCPRSAYVKDLAKLLALVYRFHVPLIFSSAGGDGTDEHVGEMCQILEEVAADERYHGHRFKIISIFSSIDKATVSSRLKEGRITGCGPCVPPLSEDDINSSRRIVGQIGPEPFVDTMEANPDFNVIVAGRAYDPAPYAAYAMFQLRRRFPNISPEDIDKRVGGFLHMGKILECGGLCSTPKSSGAVSATYEDGRFDVWPIDPASRCTPISVAAHALYENTRPDILRGPGGVLYLDQSKYEQLEDGRSVRVSGSNFRPLKNDGAPYQLKLEAARTIGYRTMFLGTVKDSILIRQIDTLLARVKKYAQQQHPEAGGMWQLDFHVYGSQRDAANAPAEIFIVAEALAQNQQLATSIASKARIAMIHGSYPGQKATAGNFGFGIGGLTEIELGECAQFCIYHLMELDLGEERLPASTCEVSNKVTPLIRSNVSFIGNGQDTLPNNGLKGSIEGIQTQLAGTSLKHTDKNETNGQIFQGPASSPGTLSDVSEILRSKNAGPYEITIDILFFTREIYGRIQDCDVVSAENVSQALNIDQKDIIWMGFFEPALAFKVTIPRFRNGKMTSAGSFMEDDVHGSQQHTGIARMKLPKNYFSTKASSL
- a CDS encoding proton myo-inositol cotransporter protein (similar to Eutypa lata UCREL1 XP_007789664.1) — translated: MDQPESQQNTADFDKAARASHIELAPTSSSSAAANVRQEAIISPNAKDAMPPTSEDEANMPLWTAMRQYPKIVWCFASLTIISVGWGFDLVLIGSITAVRPFQKDYGQYYEDKWIIPALWLSLWSASTPIGMVIGSIWGGLLQDRIGRRWTLMAGSFISAIAVAIIFCSYLPESIEGRRTSFFIGKIIQGTSGGMLKSTAITYISETSPVSIRAPAMGLFPMGNLLGQLIGAIVVFFINNIESHTGYLGAFGAQWLLAVAPFILACVIPESPAYLESKDKREDASRAAYRLFAPKTDPLVVLAQLRETLAEERAILGNASYITCFRGRNTRRTMLIIMVNFFPSMFGLELLSKSSYFIQTVGMPSSQSLIFLIAGIVAGCIGNLIGMYILSRVGRRVATLSSLGVTAVLWVGMGISGSWTGPAVYFFACGIMTAVIVVCSLGVWPAVYAISGETSSLQLRAKTQAIGQVVQQASSVVMQFVLPFIFNPDSGDLGVRTGFVFAGTCVIAFALTWFFLPEMKGRSTLELDQMFNLDLPAKEFKKWRREHEE